Below is a window of Apis mellifera strain DH4 linkage group LG15, Amel_HAv3.1, whole genome shotgun sequence DNA.
TGCACTTATATATgcggtatatttttatatatcggaTCATATTCTTTCAACTCCAAATCGATTatcaattgttgaaaaatgaaacaacaaGAGTGAGAAAGACAAGAATTGGTAGAGTGTACGTAAGAAtgaaacgaagagaagaaagaaaagataatggaggggagagaatgagagagggagggagggagaaggaaagagagtgAAATGGAGAATTAGAAACCTAAACGTTTCAGATTGTTTCGCGTTGCACTACCACCGATTCTCGACTTCTCACCTTGCCAGCTTTTACTTTTGTTTCGAAATTGTCTAAGATCATCTTGATTATCAGGATGTCTCATCGGTCGATAACCCTGCGGCGTACACAACGCCTTCTGTTCCTTGTAGAATTTCTCGTATCCACCGTGCAAAAGATAAACTTCTGGATAGTAAAGAGCGGGATAATGTTCTTTATTACGTTGCCGATCCAAACTGCGCAAAAATCGCGAAAGATTTGGGCCGCGTTCCCACGAAAATTCACAATGAAACACTAAAATACTTCTTTTATTCGTATCTGGTTGGATTTCGGGCCTATTTGTCAGCggatttaaaagtatttgttCAATAAGATCTTTGCTGTAAAGATTCAAAGCGCCTTGAATATGGCCAGCATCGAATTCGTATGGATAACGGCAATCTACGATTTTGAATGAACCAATTCGATCACTAAATTCTCCGTGTATCAAGGCAGCTAAAGTATCGACGGAAATCGACTTCAAGTCTTCGTGGTGACCGACGGCCAATGGTAGAACACACGGTTTGCTGAAATCTCCTGTAAGATCAGCGTCGGTAATACTGCGATGAATGGCCGATTTAATGTGCGCATGCGTTTCATCTTCCGACTTTACCTCCGTCTCTGTTTCCGATTCCATTTCTACATCTACTTCTATGTTTGTTGCCtctattgttgttgttggcaTCACTGATTccgaagaagagaaatttctttGCACGTATTTCACATCAAATGTAATCCCTTCGGTTATATCGCATTCCTTTGCAATATCATTGAAACTGCTTGACAttcgtgatttttttattaattttgggcTATCATTAATCGGTGGATCGGGTCGTTTAAACGTTCGAACGAATAATGGAGAATTATTCTCACAATTCGCAATGCCGTTTCTATCGACAAAATCAGAAGAAATTCGTCTACGACGGATCATAGGTATCGTCGACGCCAATGGGCTAGTATCTTCAAAACCTGGGTTTACAGTGGATGAACTTGCGTTCGGAGAACGAAACAAACAAGAGCGTACTTTCGAAAGAGATGAATTCCTCCGGTCTTCTTGTCTTTCATCTTGTAATAACAATGAACGTCTAAAACCGCTTGCACCATTATTGGTACGTGGAAATTCGGGTGTACTCGGATTTGAGTCGGAGATCACGGTTTCGTTTTCTACATCACAACTTACAATATCGCCGCAAAGAAGAGTTGAAATACCGTTCGGTAATTCCGTTGTATTGTCGGAATTCTCATCTATCAACTCATTGAATCCATCATCCATACTCTCGTAACCGGATGAAAGACTTCGAAATAACGATGGTCGTGCAACTCGTGCTCGTTGCGGCGATGATCGTATCGGAGATTCCATTGGACTCCGGCATTCGGACATTCGACGAGGAGCAACAGCAAGAGGCTCCACGAATCGAAACCTGTCTCGTTTtgacttttcttccttttcaagAAAACTCGCTTCATATCCGCTATCTTGACTGTTAGGATCCCAATCTTCTAACGGATGACGAGGCCTCTTTACACCGATAATCTATtacagataaaatatatcaattaaattagaatattggctttttatcaaatactatcaaattaattttaattattcgttgatATTCAAAATGACCGCTTgcgttacattattttattttttttaaatttagatcaaaatgataaaatagcgTATTGataagaagataaagaaaaattaatgcaaaagaatattattgtcATGAATTCTATAtacattatgaatattttaaacgtaTTCATAAAACactgaattgataaattaataatgtaaaaattagtaaatgatatcattttgtattgatgtaacgaaataaaagataatattttacgttttctcaaaatttaacgaaaaaaattgttatgtaaaattaataaaaaataaagaaaaaaacgaagagaaaaaaaatctatatgtaACATATATGTACCTTTTGTGGGCTAGCAGTCGATGTATGCGATATGCAAGCGACGCTATTTTCTTTGTCGAAAGATGGCGACACTGGTTCTGGACTGGAAAAGCAACGCGAACCCATGCCAAGTAGTCGTCGTGCTTTTGGTT
It encodes the following:
- the LOC726510 gene encoding M-phase inducer phosphatase 1 isoform X4, translated to MGSRCFSSPEPVSPSFDKENSVACISHTSTASPQKIIGVKRPRHPLEDWDPNSQDSGYEASFLEKEEKSKRDRFRFVEPLAVAPRRMSECRSPMESPIRSSPQRARVARPSLFRSLSSGYESMDDGFNELIDENSDNTTELPNGISTLLCGDIVSCDVENETVISDSNPSTPEFPRTNNGASGFRRSLLLQDERQEDRRNSSLSKVRSCLFRSPNASSSTVNPGFEDTSPLASTIPMIRRRRISSDFVDRNGIANCENNSPLFVRTFKRPDPPINDSPKLIKKSRMSSSFNDIAKECDITEGITFDVKYVQRNFSSSESVMPTTTIEATNIEVDVEMESETETEVKSEDETHAHIKSAIHRSITDADLTGDFSKPCVLPLAVGHHEDLKSISVDTLAALIHGEFSDRIGSFKIVDCRYPYEFDAGHIQGALNLYSKDLIEQILLNPLTNRPEIQPDTNKRSILVFHCEFSWERGPNLSRFLRSLDRQRNKEHYPALYYPEVYLLHGGYEKFYKEQKALCTPQGYRPMRHPDNQDDLRQFRNKSKSWQGEKSRIGGSATRNNLKRLGF
- the LOC726510 gene encoding M-phase inducer phosphatase 1 isoform X3 — encoded protein: MISFEARHGYRRSIDKLFKNAFKIKNTDDTVKSKPKARRLLGMGSRCFSSPEPVSPSFDKENSVACISHTSTASPQKIIGVKRPRHPLEDWDPNSQDSGYEASFLEKEEKSKRDRFRFVEPLAVAPRRMSECRSPMESPIRSSPQRARVARPSLFRSLSSGYESMDDGFNELIDENSDNTTELPNGISTLLCGDIVSCDVENETVISDSNPSTPEFPRTNNGASGFRRSLLLQDERQEDRRNSSLSKVRSCLFRSPNASSSTVNPGFEDTSPLASTIPMIRRRRISSDFVDRNGIANCENNSPLFVRTFKRPDPPINDSPKLIKKSRMSSSFNDIAKECDITEGITFDVKYVQRNFSSSESVMPTTTIEATNIEVDVEMESETETEVKSEDETHAHIKSAIHRSITDADLTGDFSKPCVLPLAVGHHEDLKSISVDTLAALIHGEFSDRIGSFKIVDCRYPYEFDAGHIQGALNLYSKDLIEQILLNPLTNRPEIQPDTNKRSILVFHCEFSWERGPNLSRFLRSLDRQRNKEHYPALYYPEVYLLHGGYEKFYKEQKALCTPQGYRPMRHPDNQDDLRQFRNKSKSWQGEKSRIGGSATRNNLKRLGF
- the LOC726510 gene encoding M-phase inducer phosphatase 1 isoform X1, which translates into the protein MSGCKQMSILSCINELDESSPRKCADQATTILVSPISGIVHKLMNTTLSQHNCSKRKSNITNENLDSNQHGHSNHGYHDTGLFKNAFKIKNTDDTVKSKPKARRLLGMGSRCFSSPEPVSPSFDKENSVACISHTSTASPQKIIGVKRPRHPLEDWDPNSQDSGYEASFLEKEEKSKRDRFRFVEPLAVAPRRMSECRSPMESPIRSSPQRARVARPSLFRSLSSGYESMDDGFNELIDENSDNTTELPNGISTLLCGDIVSCDVENETVISDSNPSTPEFPRTNNGASGFRRSLLLQDERQEDRRNSSLSKVRSCLFRSPNASSSTVNPGFEDTSPLASTIPMIRRRRISSDFVDRNGIANCENNSPLFVRTFKRPDPPINDSPKLIKKSRMSSSFNDIAKECDITEGITFDVKYVQRNFSSSESVMPTTTIEATNIEVDVEMESETETEVKSEDETHAHIKSAIHRSITDADLTGDFSKPCVLPLAVGHHEDLKSISVDTLAALIHGEFSDRIGSFKIVDCRYPYEFDAGHIQGALNLYSKDLIEQILLNPLTNRPEIQPDTNKRSILVFHCEFSWERGPNLSRFLRSLDRQRNKEHYPALYYPEVYLLHGGYEKFYKEQKALCTPQGYRPMRHPDNQDDLRQFRNKSKSWQGEKSRIGGSATRNNLKRLGF
- the LOC726510 gene encoding M-phase inducer phosphatase 1 isoform X2; the encoded protein is MYWESVMDSCDVCQCTRLFKNAFKIKNTDDTVKSKPKARRLLGMGSRCFSSPEPVSPSFDKENSVACISHTSTASPQKIIGVKRPRHPLEDWDPNSQDSGYEASFLEKEEKSKRDRFRFVEPLAVAPRRMSECRSPMESPIRSSPQRARVARPSLFRSLSSGYESMDDGFNELIDENSDNTTELPNGISTLLCGDIVSCDVENETVISDSNPSTPEFPRTNNGASGFRRSLLLQDERQEDRRNSSLSKVRSCLFRSPNASSSTVNPGFEDTSPLASTIPMIRRRRISSDFVDRNGIANCENNSPLFVRTFKRPDPPINDSPKLIKKSRMSSSFNDIAKECDITEGITFDVKYVQRNFSSSESVMPTTTIEATNIEVDVEMESETETEVKSEDETHAHIKSAIHRSITDADLTGDFSKPCVLPLAVGHHEDLKSISVDTLAALIHGEFSDRIGSFKIVDCRYPYEFDAGHIQGALNLYSKDLIEQILLNPLTNRPEIQPDTNKRSILVFHCEFSWERGPNLSRFLRSLDRQRNKEHYPALYYPEVYLLHGGYEKFYKEQKALCTPQGYRPMRHPDNQDDLRQFRNKSKSWQGEKSRIGGSATRNNLKRLGF